The following proteins come from a genomic window of Mycobacterium sp. DL:
- a CDS encoding phosphotransferase, with the protein MTAPTGPVPVPAVVADIAGTRSVTAVWVNELGGVTFAVGTSPAVEYVKVYPDDAAHLLADEVPRLRWARAHAAVPIVLGSGNGWLHTAALPGRSAVDPYWSRRPETAARAIGRGLRILHDALPADDCPFGPPSWVGGAASSPDRLVVCHGDACAPNTLIADDGNYSGHVDLGDLGVADRWADLAVATLSLDWNYASDEDRGWEAVLLDAYGVAPDRDRIAYYRARWNDEPVPSG; encoded by the coding sequence GTGACCGCTCCCACCGGACCGGTGCCGGTACCTGCCGTTGTCGCCGACATCGCCGGTACCCGATCCGTGACCGCCGTGTGGGTCAACGAGCTCGGCGGGGTGACGTTCGCCGTGGGCACCTCTCCTGCCGTCGAGTACGTGAAGGTCTACCCCGACGACGCCGCGCATCTGCTGGCCGACGAGGTACCGCGGCTGCGCTGGGCGCGCGCGCATGCCGCGGTCCCCATCGTTCTCGGCTCCGGAAACGGCTGGCTGCACACCGCGGCGCTGCCCGGACGCTCGGCAGTCGACCCGTACTGGTCGAGGCGTCCCGAGACCGCGGCTCGGGCCATCGGGCGCGGCCTACGGATACTGCACGACGCGCTCCCGGCCGATGACTGCCCATTCGGCCCGCCCTCCTGGGTGGGAGGCGCCGCATCGTCGCCCGACCGGCTGGTGGTGTGTCACGGCGATGCCTGCGCACCCAACACGCTGATCGCCGACGACGGCAACTACAGCGGGCACGTCGATCTGGGCGATCTCGGGGTCGCCGATCGTTGGGCGGATCTGGCCGTGGCGACCCTGTCGCTGGACTGGAACTATGCGAGCGACGAAGACCGGGGCTGGGAAGCCGTGCTGCTGGATGCCTACGGGGTGGCGCCCGACCGCGACCGCATCGCGTACTACCGGGCTCGCTGGAACGACGAGCCCGTCCCGTCCGGTTAA
- a CDS encoding Nramp family divalent metal transporter: protein MTTPEPDVHDEAEAPPPRWRVIGPGLVVAATGVGAADLVATLVAGSRYGYALLWVVVVGVVMKVVLVEGAGRYTLATGRTIFQGWRSLGKWTTIYFAPYIVIWGFVYGAAAMSSSALPIVALYPSLDIKLVAIVSGIVGFLLVWMGSYRFFEKIIAVLVGIMFVTVVGAAIVASPNVLEIVKGLRPIIPDGSIVYVLGLAGGVGGTITLAAYGYWLREKQWTTPRFMRVMRIDNTAAYALTGVFVVAMLIVGAELLYSTNIAISTGERGLVDLSAVLDERYGVVFGHVFLIGFWAASFSSLIGVWNGVSLMFADFVGQLKGLPDGHEDTRVGGRYFRWYVIWLTFPPMALLWLGQPVGLVLAYGVLGALFMPFLAVTLLLLLNSKKIPDGWRNRWHTNTALAICTVVFAWLGVDQAIGALSNVF from the coding sequence ATGACGACACCCGAGCCGGACGTCCACGACGAGGCAGAGGCGCCACCCCCGCGGTGGCGGGTCATCGGCCCCGGACTGGTGGTCGCGGCCACCGGCGTCGGTGCGGCCGACCTGGTCGCGACCCTGGTCGCCGGGTCCCGCTACGGCTACGCCCTGCTGTGGGTGGTGGTCGTCGGCGTGGTGATGAAGGTCGTGCTGGTCGAGGGCGCCGGCCGCTACACCCTCGCCACAGGGCGGACCATCTTCCAGGGCTGGCGGTCCCTCGGGAAGTGGACCACCATCTACTTCGCGCCCTACATCGTCATCTGGGGGTTCGTCTACGGCGCGGCCGCGATGTCCTCGAGCGCACTGCCGATCGTGGCGCTCTACCCGTCGCTGGACATCAAGCTCGTCGCGATCGTGTCCGGCATCGTCGGCTTCCTGCTGGTCTGGATGGGCAGCTACCGGTTCTTCGAGAAGATCATCGCCGTGCTGGTCGGCATCATGTTCGTGACTGTGGTGGGCGCAGCGATCGTGGCCTCCCCGAACGTCCTCGAGATCGTCAAAGGCCTGCGGCCGATCATCCCCGACGGCTCGATCGTCTACGTGCTGGGTCTCGCAGGCGGCGTCGGTGGAACGATCACGCTGGCCGCGTACGGCTACTGGCTACGGGAAAAGCAGTGGACCACACCCCGGTTCATGCGCGTGATGCGTATCGACAACACCGCGGCCTATGCGCTCACCGGCGTGTTCGTCGTCGCGATGCTGATCGTCGGCGCCGAACTGCTGTACTCGACGAACATCGCCATCAGCACCGGCGAACGCGGACTGGTCGACCTCTCCGCCGTTCTCGACGAGCGCTACGGCGTCGTGTTCGGGCATGTGTTCCTGATCGGATTCTGGGCGGCGTCCTTCTCCTCGCTGATCGGGGTCTGGAACGGGGTCAGCCTGATGTTCGCCGACTTCGTCGGCCAGTTGAAGGGCCTGCCGGACGGCCACGAGGACACCCGCGTCGGAGGCCGCTACTTCAGGTGGTACGTCATCTGGCTCACGTTCCCGCCGATGGCGCTGCTCTGGCTCGGTCAACCGGTCGGCCTGGTCCTGGCCTACGGCGTGCTGGGCGCGTTGTTCATGCCGTTCCTGGCCGTCACGCTGCTGCTGCTGCTGAACTCGAAGAAGATCCCCGACGGATGGCGCAACCGCTGGCACACCAACACTGCGCTGGCCATCTGCACAGTGGTGTTCGCGTGGCTCGGAGTCGACCAGGCCATCGGGGCGCTGAGCAACGTGTTCTGA
- a CDS encoding N-acetylmuramoyl-L-alanine amidase — MPCRRPVPSILFTALAATVVLLPWALNGAPGDDKSPAADAPRMVQQPLADLPGGETIREIHQDEPFSMVALTSEDLTGTSARMRAKKGDGSWGPWYEAEQLGGVGADLPGPRGTEPVFIGRTNTVQIAVTRPADAPATGNAPEPHRDDAGPELGYVPANVEQPFGQNINAVLISPPQTPADMLPLPNAATPPGQPPNIINRAQWGADEGMRCGEPRYDRGIQAGVVHHTAGSNEYTPGDSAGIIRSIYEYHTRTLGWCDIAYNAMVDKYGQVFEGRAGGMNRPVEGAHTGGFNHNTWGVAMLGNFDVVPPTPIQLRTTARLLGWVLGQARVDPRGAVVLPSEGGSFTKFPFGAAPTLPTIFTHRDVGNTECPGNAAYALMPQIRDIAARFNDPPGPEELAESLRGGAIFAKWDALGGMNSYLGKPTSPEAQGLGGTRYVTFERGAVYWSPESGAEPVTGELYKSWGALGFERGALGLPTSAEIPTPLWIVQNFQHGTLNFDREKGTVTRVVDGVPVELPPPPADLAPIQLERFTPPSNPV; from the coding sequence CCAGCAACCCCTGGCCGATCTGCCCGGTGGCGAGACCATCCGCGAGATCCATCAGGACGAGCCGTTCTCGATGGTCGCGCTGACATCGGAAGATCTCACCGGGACGAGCGCACGGATGCGCGCCAAGAAGGGCGACGGGTCCTGGGGCCCCTGGTACGAGGCCGAGCAACTCGGAGGGGTCGGCGCCGACCTGCCGGGCCCCCGTGGCACCGAGCCGGTGTTCATCGGCCGCACCAACACCGTGCAGATCGCCGTGACCCGACCTGCCGACGCCCCCGCCACCGGCAACGCGCCCGAACCGCATCGCGACGACGCCGGCCCGGAGTTGGGCTACGTGCCCGCCAACGTCGAACAACCCTTCGGGCAGAACATCAACGCGGTGCTGATCAGTCCTCCGCAGACGCCGGCGGACATGCTTCCGTTGCCGAACGCGGCCACCCCGCCGGGGCAACCACCGAACATCATCAACCGGGCGCAGTGGGGCGCCGACGAGGGCATGCGCTGCGGAGAACCCCGGTACGACAGAGGAATCCAGGCGGGCGTGGTGCACCACACCGCGGGCAGCAACGAGTACACGCCCGGCGACTCAGCAGGCATCATCAGATCGATCTACGAGTACCACACCCGCACCCTGGGCTGGTGCGACATCGCCTACAACGCGATGGTCGACAAGTACGGCCAGGTCTTCGAAGGCCGCGCGGGCGGCATGAACCGACCCGTGGAGGGCGCCCACACCGGTGGCTTCAACCACAACACGTGGGGCGTCGCGATGCTCGGCAATTTCGACGTGGTGCCGCCGACACCGATTCAATTGCGCACCACGGCAAGGCTGCTCGGCTGGGTTCTGGGTCAGGCACGAGTCGATCCGCGGGGTGCGGTCGTGCTTCCGTCGGAAGGCGGTTCGTTCACCAAGTTCCCGTTCGGCGCCGCGCCGACGCTGCCCACGATCTTCACGCACCGCGACGTCGGCAACACCGAGTGCCCGGGCAACGCCGCGTACGCGCTGATGCCTCAGATCCGCGACATCGCGGCCCGATTCAACGACCCGCCCGGTCCCGAGGAGTTGGCCGAATCCCTGCGCGGCGGCGCGATCTTCGCCAAGTGGGACGCGCTCGGCGGCATGAACAGCTACCTCGGGAAGCCCACCTCGCCGGAGGCCCAGGGCCTGGGCGGGACCCGCTACGTCACCTTCGAACGCGGCGCGGTCTACTGGTCTCCCGAGAGCGGCGCCGAACCCGTCACCGGCGAACTCTACAAATCCTGGGGCGCACTGGGATTCGAGCGGGGTGCGCTGGGCCTGCCGACGAGCGCCGAGATCCCCACACCGCTGTGGATCGTGCAGAACTTCCAGCACGGCACCCTCAACTTCGACCGCGAGAAGGGCACGGTGACGCGCGTGGTCGACGGTGTCCCGGTCGAATTGCCGCCACCGCCGGCCGATCTCGCCCCGATCCAGCTGGAGCGGTTCACCCCGCCGAGCAACCCCGTCTGA
- a CDS encoding HAD family hydrolase, translating into MTQPLRGRDQKPVLIATDVDGTLLDDDENVSPRTRAAVRAAVDGGAQFVLATGRPPRWVGPIVDQLGFAPMAVCANGAVVYDPSTDQIISARTLSADVLGELAEIATRVIPGAGLAVERVGRSAHDAATPQFVSSPGYEHAWLNPDNTEVSIDDLLSAPAVKLLIRKAGARSADMAAELARHIGLEGDITYSTNNGLVEIMPLGVSKATGIEEVARPRGITASEVVTFGDMPNDVPMLRWAGLGVAMGNAHPDAVAAADEVTATNVKDGVARVLERWWL; encoded by the coding sequence ATGACCCAGCCGTTGCGGGGACGCGATCAGAAGCCGGTGCTGATCGCCACCGACGTGGACGGCACACTGCTCGACGACGACGAGAACGTCAGCCCGAGAACCCGGGCGGCGGTGCGTGCGGCGGTCGACGGGGGTGCCCAGTTCGTCCTCGCCACCGGCCGACCGCCGCGCTGGGTCGGTCCCATCGTCGACCAGCTGGGCTTCGCGCCGATGGCGGTGTGCGCCAACGGGGCGGTGGTCTACGACCCGTCGACGGACCAGATCATCTCGGCCCGAACGTTGTCGGCGGATGTGCTGGGCGAACTCGCCGAGATCGCCACCCGGGTGATCCCCGGTGCCGGTCTGGCCGTCGAACGGGTGGGCCGCAGCGCGCACGACGCGGCAACCCCGCAGTTCGTCAGCTCACCGGGCTACGAGCACGCGTGGCTCAACCCCGACAACACCGAAGTCTCGATCGACGACCTGCTCAGTGCCCCCGCGGTCAAACTGCTGATCCGCAAGGCCGGCGCGCGCAGCGCGGACATGGCGGCTGAACTCGCGCGGCACATCGGTCTCGAAGGTGACATCACCTACTCCACGAACAACGGTCTGGTGGAGATCATGCCGCTCGGGGTCAGCAAGGCGACCGGTATCGAGGAGGTGGCCCGACCCCGGGGGATCACCGCCTCGGAGGTGGTGACGTTCGGTGACATGCCCAACGACGTGCCGATGCTGAGGTGGGCAGGGCTGGGCGTGGCCATGGGCAACGCGCATCCCGACGCCGTTGCCGCCGCCGACGAGGTGACGGCCACCAACGTCAAGGACGGGGTGGCCCGGGTTCTCGAACGGTGGTGGCTGTAG
- a CDS encoding lysophospholipid acyltransferase family protein, translating to MEPVFRTLEIAAKLAVRVTGTRITYQGLENIPASGAAVVAINHTGYVDFLPAALAANKRGRRMRFMIKAEMGGVKVVGWLIGHTGTITVDRQAGRGAYAAAVASLRRGELVGVYPEATISRSFELKEFKSGAVRMARDARAPIVPLIVWGAHRIWTKDHPKALGRTKFPVAVAVGEPIEPVGSVEEITTTMRSEMTQLLTATQADYPRPQGAYWLPRRLGGTAPTPVEAAALDEAELAERARRRTGDT from the coding sequence ATGGAACCGGTTTTCCGCACCCTCGAGATCGCGGCGAAACTGGCGGTGAGGGTCACCGGGACACGGATCACCTATCAGGGACTGGAGAACATCCCCGCCTCCGGCGCCGCGGTCGTTGCCATCAACCACACCGGCTACGTCGACTTCCTTCCCGCTGCGTTGGCGGCCAACAAACGGGGGCGGCGGATGCGGTTCATGATCAAGGCGGAGATGGGTGGGGTCAAGGTCGTCGGTTGGTTGATCGGGCACACGGGCACGATCACCGTCGATCGTCAGGCAGGTCGTGGTGCCTACGCAGCCGCGGTGGCGTCGCTGCGGCGCGGCGAACTCGTCGGGGTGTATCCGGAAGCCACGATCAGTCGAAGCTTCGAGCTCAAGGAGTTCAAGAGCGGTGCGGTCCGGATGGCCCGGGATGCGCGGGCGCCGATCGTGCCGCTGATCGTCTGGGGCGCGCACCGCATATGGACCAAGGATCATCCGAAAGCATTGGGGCGAACCAAATTTCCGGTGGCAGTCGCCGTGGGCGAACCCATCGAACCTGTCGGCAGCGTAGAGGAGATCACGACGACCATGCGTTCGGAGATGACGCAGTTGCTGACTGCGACGCAGGCTGACTATCCGCGGCCGCAGGGTGCGTACTGGCTACCGCGACGGTTGGGTGGCACCGCGCCCACACCTGTCGAGGCCGCGGCTCTCGACGAGGCGGAACTCGCGGAGCGGGCCCGACGCCGGACGGGCGACACATGA
- a CDS encoding 1-acyl-sn-glycerol-3-phosphate acyltransferase — translation MEPVYGTAIQLARLVWRVQGLTFTVTGVENLPRTGGAVIAINHTSYFDFTFAGLPAYQQHLGRKVRFMAKKEVFDNKKTGPLMRGMRHIEVDRNSGAASFEQAVQKLRDGEFVGVYPEATISRSFEIKDFKSGAARMAIAAGVPIVPHIVWGAQRIWTKDHPKKLWRPKVPISIAVGKPIEPTLPATELTSLLHSRMQHLLEQVQDAYGSHPPGEFWVPHRLGGGAPTIADANRLDAEEAAAKAARRAQHNGSTEAPG, via the coding sequence GTGGAACCCGTATACGGCACAGCCATCCAGCTCGCCCGACTGGTGTGGCGGGTGCAGGGCCTCACGTTCACCGTCACCGGGGTGGAGAACCTGCCGCGTACCGGCGGTGCGGTGATCGCGATCAATCACACCAGCTACTTCGACTTCACCTTCGCGGGCCTTCCTGCCTATCAGCAGCACCTCGGGCGCAAGGTTCGGTTCATGGCCAAAAAGGAGGTCTTCGACAACAAGAAGACCGGCCCGCTGATGCGGGGCATGCGGCACATCGAGGTCGACAGGAACAGCGGCGCGGCCTCGTTCGAGCAGGCGGTCCAGAAGCTGCGCGACGGCGAGTTCGTCGGCGTGTACCCCGAAGCCACGATCAGCCGCAGCTTCGAGATCAAGGATTTCAAGTCCGGAGCGGCCCGGATGGCCATCGCCGCCGGCGTGCCGATCGTGCCGCACATCGTGTGGGGTGCACAGCGCATCTGGACCAAGGACCACCCGAAGAAGCTGTGGCGTCCCAAGGTCCCCATCTCGATCGCGGTGGGTAAGCCCATCGAACCCACATTGCCCGCCACCGAACTGACCTCGTTGCTGCATTCGCGTATGCAGCACCTGCTCGAGCAGGTGCAGGACGCCTACGGTTCACATCCGCCCGGTGAGTTCTGGGTGCCGCACCGGTTGGGCGGCGGCGCGCCGACGATCGCGGACGCCAATCGACTGGACGCCGAGGAAGCCGCGGCTAAGGCGGCGCGCCGGGCGCAGCACAACGGATCCACCGAGGCGCCGGGATAA
- a CDS encoding MBL fold metallo-hydrolase — protein MQVTSVGHAGFRIDTKAGSILCDPWVNPAYFASWFPFPDNSGLDWAALGDVDYLYVSHLHKDHFDPRNLTEHVNKDAVVLLPDFPVPDLRRELEKLGFHRFFETTDSVKHRVSGPKGDLDVMVIALRAPADGPIGDSGLVVDDGETVAFNMNDARPVDLDVLNADFGQIDVHMLQYSGAIWYPMVYDMPARAKESFGIQKRQRQMDRCRQYITQVGATWVIPSAGPPCFLDDELRDLNDDHGDPANIFPDQVVFLDQMQLHGHDGGLLMMPGTTADFTGSQLDSLAHPIPDDDVRAIFTTGKADYIAAYADRMAPVIAAEKAAWAGAAGEPLLEPLRDLFEPIMLAGDQICDGIGYPVELRLGDETVVLDFPKRAVREAIPDEKFRYGFAIAPELVRTVVRDREPDWVNTIFLSTRFKAWRVGGYNEYLYTFFKCLTDERIAYADGWFAETHDDSASITLDGWEIQRRCPHLKADLSKFGVVEGTTLTCNLHGWQWNLQNGRCLTTRGHELRSAKL, from the coding sequence GTGCAGGTCACGAGCGTCGGACACGCCGGCTTCCGTATCGACACCAAGGCCGGGAGCATCCTGTGTGACCCGTGGGTCAACCCGGCGTACTTCGCCTCCTGGTTCCCCTTCCCCGACAACAGCGGTCTGGACTGGGCGGCGCTCGGCGACGTGGACTACCTCTACGTCTCCCACCTGCACAAGGACCACTTCGATCCGCGGAACCTGACCGAGCACGTCAACAAGGACGCCGTCGTGCTGCTGCCGGACTTCCCCGTGCCCGATCTGCGGCGCGAGCTCGAGAAGCTGGGATTCCACCGCTTCTTCGAGACGACGGATTCGGTCAAGCACCGGGTCAGCGGGCCCAAGGGTGATCTGGACGTGATGGTCATCGCGCTGCGAGCTCCCGCCGACGGGCCCATCGGCGACTCGGGCCTCGTGGTCGATGACGGCGAGACGGTCGCATTCAACATGAACGACGCCCGGCCCGTGGATCTCGACGTCCTGAATGCCGACTTCGGGCAGATCGATGTGCACATGCTGCAGTACTCCGGGGCGATCTGGTACCCGATGGTCTACGACATGCCCGCCCGGGCCAAGGAGTCGTTCGGCATCCAGAAGCGCCAGCGCCAGATGGACCGCTGCCGGCAGTACATCACCCAGGTCGGTGCGACCTGGGTGATCCCGTCGGCGGGTCCCCCGTGCTTCCTCGACGACGAGCTTCGTGACCTCAACGACGACCACGGCGATCCGGCCAACATCTTTCCCGACCAGGTGGTCTTCCTGGACCAGATGCAGCTCCACGGCCACGACGGTGGCCTGCTGATGATGCCCGGCACCACCGCGGATTTCACCGGCTCCCAACTCGATTCGCTCGCCCACCCGATCCCCGACGACGACGTGCGCGCCATCTTCACCACCGGCAAGGCCGACTACATCGCGGCGTACGCCGACCGGATGGCGCCGGTGATCGCCGCGGAGAAGGCGGCTTGGGCGGGCGCAGCCGGAGAGCCCCTGCTGGAACCGCTGCGGGATCTGTTCGAACCGATCATGCTCGCCGGCGATCAGATCTGTGACGGCATCGGCTACCCGGTCGAGCTCCGACTCGGGGACGAGACCGTGGTCTTGGATTTCCCGAAACGAGCTGTGCGCGAGGCGATCCCGGACGAGAAGTTCCGTTACGGCTTCGCGATCGCACCGGAGCTGGTGCGTACCGTCGTCCGTGATCGGGAGCCCGACTGGGTGAACACGATCTTCCTGTCCACCCGTTTCAAGGCGTGGCGGGTCGGCGGGTACAACGAGTACCTGTACACGTTCTTCAAGTGTCTGACCGACGAGCGGATCGCCTACGCCGACGGCTGGTTCGCCGAGACACACGATGACAGCGCATCGATCACGTTGGACGGCTGGGAGATCCAGCGTCGCTGCCCGCATCTGAAGGCCGATCTCTCGAAGTTCGGCGTCGTGGAGGGCACGACGCTGACCTGCAACCTGCACGGCTGGCAGTGGAACCTGCAGAACGGCAGGTGCCTGACCACCAGAGGCCACGAACTCCGGTCCGCGAAGCTGTGA